A single genomic interval of Cupriavidus sp. MP-37 harbors:
- a CDS encoding 3',5'-nucleoside bisphosphate phosphatase, translated as MQNAHAINADLHCHSTVSDGTLAPRAVAQIARDAGVAFWALTDHDELGGQAEARAAAEEFGMRYVPGVEISVTWAGQTVHVVGLQIDPFCPELIDGLTETRSGRARRARDIAEALARVGIPGAYEGALQYVGNPDLISRTHFARWLVDQGRCATIGDVFSEYLSEGRPGYVGHRWASLSEAVGWIRAAGGIAVMAHPGRYHYTDTQHDALFDEFKALGGGAVEVVTGSHTPDQYRRYAEVARHYGLLASRGTDFHGPGEGRVELGTLPPLPPTVTPVWHDW; from the coding sequence ATGCAAAACGCCCACGCCATCAATGCCGACCTGCATTGCCATTCCACCGTTTCCGACGGCACGCTGGCGCCGCGCGCCGTGGCGCAGATCGCCCGCGACGCGGGGGTTGCGTTCTGGGCGCTGACCGACCACGACGAGCTGGGCGGGCAGGCCGAGGCACGCGCGGCGGCCGAGGAATTCGGCATGCGCTACGTGCCGGGCGTCGAGATCTCGGTGACCTGGGCCGGGCAGACCGTGCATGTCGTCGGCCTGCAGATCGACCCGTTCTGTCCGGAACTGATCGATGGCCTGACCGAGACCCGTTCGGGCCGGGCGCGGCGCGCGCGCGATATCGCCGAGGCGCTGGCCAGGGTCGGCATCCCCGGTGCTTATGAAGGGGCGCTGCAGTACGTGGGCAACCCCGACCTGATCTCGCGCACGCACTTTGCGCGCTGGCTGGTCGACCAGGGCCGCTGCGCCACCATCGGCGATGTCTTCAGCGAATATCTGTCGGAGGGCCGCCCCGGCTATGTCGGCCACCGCTGGGCCAGCCTGTCTGAAGCCGTGGGCTGGATCCGCGCGGCCGGCGGCATTGCGGTGATGGCGCACCCCGGCCGCTACCACTACACCGACACCCAGCACGACGCGCTGTTCGATGAATTCAAGGCGCTGGGCGGCGGCGCGGTCGAGGTGGTGACCGGCAGCCATACGCCCGACCAGTACCGCCGCTACGCCGAGGTGGCGCGCCACTACGGGCTGCTGGCGTCGCGCGGCACGGACTTCCACGGCCCCGGCGAGGGGCGGGTGGAACTCGGCACGCTGCCGCCGCTGCCGCCCACGGTCACGCCGGTCTGGCACGACTGGTAG
- a CDS encoding L-threonylcarbamoyladenylate synthase, translated as MSQYFEIHPLNPQSRLLKQAAQILQKGGLVALPTDSSYALACRLDDKAAVERLRRLRGIDDRHHLTLMCRDLSELGNFARVDNRQYRWLKGATPGPYVFILEATKEVPRRLSHPARKTIGVRVPDHAIPLALLGETGEPLISATLQLPDDEEPLNDPAQIRARLEKQLDLVVDGGPAPAQPTTVIDLSGGEPELVRAGRGDIARFGL; from the coding sequence ATGTCCCAGTACTTCGAGATCCATCCGCTCAACCCGCAGTCGCGCCTGCTCAAGCAGGCGGCCCAGATCCTGCAGAAGGGCGGGCTGGTCGCGCTGCCGACCGACTCCAGCTATGCGCTGGCGTGCCGGCTCGACGACAAGGCCGCGGTCGAGCGCCTGCGCCGGCTGCGCGGCATCGACGACCGCCACCACCTGACGCTGATGTGCCGCGACCTGTCCGAACTCGGCAACTTTGCCCGCGTCGACAACCGGCAGTACCGCTGGCTCAAGGGCGCCACGCCAGGCCCGTATGTGTTCATCCTCGAGGCGACCAAGGAAGTGCCGCGGCGGCTGTCGCACCCGGCGCGCAAGACCATCGGCGTGCGCGTGCCCGACCATGCGATCCCGCTGGCGCTGCTGGGCGAAACCGGCGAGCCGCTGATCTCGGCGACGCTGCAGCTGCCGGACGACGAGGAACCGCTCAACGATCCGGCGCAGATCCGGGCGCGGCTGGAAAAGCAGCTCGACCTCGTGGTCGACGGCGGGCCGGCCCCCGCGCAGCCGACCACGGTGATCGACCTGTCCGGCGGCGAGCCCGAACTGGTCCGCGCCGGCCGCGGCGACATCGCCCGCTTCGGCCTCTGA